The Verrucomicrobiaceae bacterium DNA window GGAATGCGAACGTCATGATCAGCGATGCGCAGACTGCCGCGCCGACGATCACCTACTTTTTGCCCGACTCGGCGACCGGCACGCCGCCCAGCGTGCTCGCCTTTGAAAACGTGAGTTCCGACACCACCAAGCCCTACGCCTACGTCGGCCAGATCCGCAGCAACGTCGGTTCCAGCACCGGATTCGTGGTCAAAGCCCGCGTGGTGGCCACGGCGGCGCATGTGGTGTGGGATGACGGCACACTGTCAGCCGCGCAGGGGCTGCAATGGCTCTTCCAAAGACATCGCGGCACTCATGAGCCGGAGCCGGTCCTGCCGCGCGGTTTTTATCTGTTCGACGGCTATGCCGCGCAGCGTGTGATCGACAACTCACCCGGCGACTCCTCACCGCAATCACAGACGCTCGATGTGGCGGCGATGTATTTCGATCAAGACGCCGGACGTGGCGGCTACGGCGGCTTCTTGGCAAGTGATCTGGCGCAGAACGAGTTCCTGCTGTCCAGCGCGAACAAGATGCTTGTTGGCTATCCCGTCGATGGAATCGCTACAACGTCTCAGGGCCGTATGCACGCCACATCGCCATTCAATGCCGTCTTCAATACCGCCTTTGGCCGCACCTTCACGACGACAGGCATCCGCAGCAGTGGCGGCAACAGCGGCGGGCCGTTGTGCGTGCAGTTTGAAAGTGGCGCGTATTATCCGGCGGCCATTTATCTCGGTGGGGACAATCAAACAGTGGTGCGAGCCATCGACAGCGCAGTGATTGATCTCTTCAACCGCGCCGAAGTCAGCGGCAACGGCGGCGGCAACAACACCGGCGGCGGCATCACACACACCAGCTTTACCACGACTGGCGGCGCGGGTGATCCCGGCTCGCTCCGAGTCATCATCGAGCCCGCCGCCGCACGCAATGCGGGAGCAGGCTGGCGCTTGAGCCCCGAAACGACCTACCGCGCCAGCAGCGCGATCAAAAGCGGCCTCAACGCCGGTAGCTACATCCTACAACTCATCCCCGTGGCCGGATTTGACACGCCGGCCTCACCCAGCGTCGCAGTGACGGGCGGCCAGGTCGCCACGGTCACCTTCACCTATGTGCTGCCAATGACCCCGCAGGAAAGCTGGCGTCAAACTTACTTCGGCAGCATCGCCAACAGCGGCAACGGTGCCGACGCCTTCGACTTCGATGGCGATGGCTTCACCAATGCCGCCGAATACGCTGCCGATACCAATCCCACACTCAGTAGTGACTTCCTCAAAGCCGAAAATCCGCAGCGCGGGGAAAACACCTTCAGCCTGAGCGCCACTGGCAAAGCGGGCCGCACCTACTACCTGGAACGCAGCTCAACCCTCAACGCGAACTCTTGGATCACCCTCACCTCCAACGGTCCGCTTACCGCTGACGGCCTCGTGACGCTCACGGACTCCGCCAGCACGGGTGGAGCGTTTTTTTATAGGATTCGTGTTACAGGGCCGTGATGCGAAACTTTTTTTCACCATGCTATGTAGCGATGGGAGAAGCGGCGGGTATCCGTCCTCAAACCAACCATGAACTCGAATGCGCAAGGCAACTTCCCCAGCACGGACTGGACTCTCATCTCCCGATTGCGCAGCCGCCATGATACCGTGGCGATGGCGGCGCTGGAAGAGCTTTGCGCAGTGTATCATTATCCACTCTACTGCTTCATTCGTCGACGTGGCCTGGCACATCATGACGCTCAGGACGCATTGCAGGATTTTCTGGCAAAGCTGCTGCGCAATGAGTCCCTGCAAAATACGCATCAGGAACATGGGCGACTGCGCGGCTTTCTTGCGACGGCGATGAGCCGCTTTCTGGCGAACTGGCACCGAGATCATGCCAAGGAGCGGTTGAATGTGAGCATTGAGGCGGAGCAGGAACTGGCGCGGAACGAAGAGCGTTTCCAAAAAGAAAAACTCACCGATCAAGACACTCCTGAACGCATCTTCGAGCGCAAATGGGCGCAGGAGATGCTGCGCCGCGTGCTGGCGGAGATGGAAGGCGATTACAAGCGAAAGGACAAACACACGCTCTACCGTGCACTGCGCCCCATCGTTCTCGCTGGTGGCAGTCTCGTCGGAGAAGAGACGAATGCGCTGGCTGCATCGCTGAACATGACGAGCGCTGCGCTGCGCGTGGCACTCAGCCGCTTCCTCGGCGACTATCGCGACCGTTTGCGGCGCGAGGTGCAGCAGACAATCTCGAATCCTAATGACGTGGACGAGGAACTCGCCTGCCTCGCTCGCGCCTTCGAGCGACGCAGTCCATCAGCACATTGAAAAAATACCATAAAACCAAACCGCTTTCCTATGAAACTCAAATCTGCCCCAACTGTGTCTATCGTAGATGGATTGGATGATCGTTCCATCATCCAAATGCTACGAGTAGCACGCAAGAACGTGAAGCGCAGTGCCGCTCGCCCCAAGACCAAACGCTCATGAGAAAATACGGATTCATCCTGCTGATACTTCCGCTGGTTTGGGTGTTGTGGCCCACAAGTCCGCCTGAAGAGCCGTCGCAGCTCTCTTTGGCACAACGTGTGCAAAACGGCACCAAACGGCTCCGCGCGGCCACATCGGCACTCGATTCAAAAAACTCTTTTTTGGAGCTGAAGGCCGCTTTGCGGCAGATGGATACAAAAGAGTCCCGAGAGTGGCTTTTGGCCCAACTGGCCTCAGGCGAGGATTTTGCCACGCAGCTCGATCTGACGCTCGATTCGGCTCAAAATATCGCGGGCTGGCCTTCTTGGCGCGTTTTCCTGCTCGATCTGCTCTTTTTGACCGATCCAGAAGCGGCAGCAGCCCTTTCGCGTGATTTGTTGAGCACCAGTGCATCGCCCGATGAATGGGCCGTGTGTCTGAGGAACGTCGCCCGTGCGGGAAAAGACAATGCGCTGCTCAAAACAAAATCAGCCGAGCTTCTACGGCGCAAAGAATGGCAGAAAAAACCCAGCGCCGGTTACCTGGAGGCCTTCGATGTCATCGTTCACACGCGAAACACCGCCCTCTTCCCCGAGTTGCTCACGAACTGCGATGCGCGTGACGAAAAGGCGGTGAGACATGCCAGCTTCCTCACGCTGGACCGCCTCATCATGGCAGAACCTGCCAAGGTGCTTCCGGAGCTGGCAGCGATCGCTTCGAATCATCCGCAAAGCGGTCTAATGCTCTCCAACATGATTGCGAGAGCCGATGTGCGAGACAACGCCCAACGACAAGCCGTGGAAACCTACCTGCTGGACCCTAAACGCACCGCCGAGGAGTTGCGCGGTTTTGCCAGTGTCTTCCCAAACGCAAACGTCGCTGTCTCGCAGAACCTGCTCACGCAACCGATGACCATTCAGGGGGCAGATCTCAACGTGAGGGATCGAGTTTCAATGGAGGTCGTCTCAGCGTGGCTGATGAACGAGCAGTTTAAACCCGCTCACGAAGCTCTGCGTGCCATCGTCCTGCGGATGAAGGGCTGGCGTTCTTCGAACTATCGTTAAACAAGCGAGAGGGTTTGTTGCGAGCAGCCCTTATTTTGCGAGCATTGCCGAGGGTGGTTGGTACACTCCGTGCTCCCATTCACAAACATGTTTAGCGATGACATGAATCTTGTAGCCAAACGTGAACTGGCTGTGCCCCATCATCCGGCGTGTCATCATGACTGAGTCAGCAGGGGCCTAACGGACTCGGAATACTGACCTAGAAAGCCAATGAGGCGCGGCCAAAAGAGGCCCTTGGAGCCACCTCGTCACGCTACCAGCGCCCATAGTGCTCGCGCAATGTGTTCAAGTTCTTAGCGGCCTGAGCTTGGCGCAATTTCAATGCAAACCTCTGGGACCGAAGATATTGCCCCAGCGTTTCCGGCTGGGTTTTGAACCAGGTTGCGGAGTTTAAGGGACTTGAGGGTGAAAAAGCAAAATGGCAAAGTAGGGTGATACGTTCTTCAGCTAAGCTAGATGCACGCGGCAAAAGGCGAGTAAGCGTGCGAGGTGGAGTGCGGTGTCTGATTCTCGCGTAAAGTGGGCTTTGAGCCAGGCTGTAAAGGTGGCGCGGAGGCCGAGCCAGGTGACTTTCAGATGATGATCGCGAGCGAGGCGGAAGACGATCTGAGCAAACTCAAAATCACGCGTGTGGCCACTGCGGCGGTAGCGAAAGGGTAGGGCGAGACGACGACAGATGTGGCCGGTTTTGAGCTGCTGGATGGCCCAAGAGTAGTCTTCAGAGGAATCGAGCGACTCATCGAATGGCTGCCGCTCCCACAGGCTGCGGCGGATCATGCCCATGCTGTTGCTGTAGATGGAGCCGAATTTGAGGCCCTTGGTGCTGAGCTCGCGCCAGTTGATGGTGTCGCTGTAATAGGGATCTGCGTCCCATTTGAGACTGACACAGGCGCTGAGGGGATCTTGCATGGCCAGAGCCATGCGTTCGAGCGTCTCAGGATCATCGAAAACGGTGTGGGAGCTGAGCACGAGCACGAGGTCCGTCTGGAGTGCCGCGAGGCCAAAATTGAGTACTTTGGAGTGCTCGTAGCGGTGTGGCCATCGGATGACTTTTCCGCCAGCGGCTTCGATCAGGGCTCCCGAGCCATCGAGACTGCCGGAATCGACCCCCAGGATGACATCGGGGCGAAGAGTCTGGCGCTGGAGTGCTGCAAGGACATCTGGGAGTGTTGCGGCGGAATTGGAAAAGCGGATGAGGACGCCAACTGTCGCATGCGCCGCCAAAGACGAGCCCTGGGAGCTGCCGATAGCTTGGAGGCTTTCCATGTTGGCTTTGGAAGGCCGCGCTACTTTTGAGCGAGAGTCTTTTGTGGCTGGCATAGTTGGTGAAATTGGGCCGCGAGAGTTTCACAGGCCGCGCTGAACTCGGCGGGGGATTGTTTTTCGCACAGCGAGACATAGATGAGATGCACGCCTGGATCAGACCACGGACGGAAGGTGCTTTTCACATAGGCCGCGTAATCGGGGAGAAGCTGGCCGTCCTGTAGGAAGAACTCACGGAACCAGTGGCGACCTTCGGTGAAAACAAGAGGACTCTCATCGACGCTGGCGACTTCGATGCCGCGATACTTGAGGCAAACCTTCACCGTGTGATGACGATCTCGGCTGCTGGCTGCATAACATGCCAGCCCGATGTGCGCAGGCTGGTCACGCAGACGGACTTCGTAGCCGCTTTGGTTAATCGGCTTCGATTCGACGGTAGGCGGCGGTGCCCAGGCCTGCTGCCCCAATGAAAGCAAGGTGGAGGCGAGGAAGGGCAGAACGAGTGCCGCGAAGAACGTAGCCTGCCCATCCAGCGTCAAAGCGTGTGCTTTGGGATCCATTTCATCGCGCAGTGGCTTCTTGGCGAGCCTGGAAGTGCCCATATCCCCATTGGAGAGCCGAGCTGCGATAAGGCCGCCTCCAGCGAGCCACCATGCCCATGGTTGCATAGCGATGAGCGAATGCGTGCAAAGCACGCAAATGCCATGAAATAAGCGAATCTGGCGCAGATCGACAATCATCGGGCAGAGCAGTAGCCATGGGAGCCAAAAGGACTCCATGCTGACCACGGCGATTGCCATGCCGCTGACCAACCAGAGATACAGCATCACTCGGGAGCATCTGCGCACTCGACAGAGTGATAGGCAAAGCACCGCAGCCAGCGTGATGAGTGTGGCATTCGGCGTGCCAGACATCGGCGCGAGTAGAGATACTACGGCGGCTGCGTGCAGGGTTTCCATGATGCCAGTGGATTTCGGGCGGTGATCCCTCGGTGTGATGAAGGTCACAAAGGGCACTAGCCAAAGAAAACCGATGAAGTAATGCGTCTGCGGGCTCTCTACGCCAGGATAGGCCAGCGTCCGATAAGCGATGAGGGTGAGAACGCGCAGCACATTCGCCGCGAGCGCCGCCGGTATCATACTCATCACACGCAGCCAGAAGCGCCCTGCGTGCCTCTCATGTCTGTTCACCCAGACGGCGAGAGCCAGCAGGATCAGGAGCAAATTGATCCCTGCGCAATCACGCGTCCAAGGCACATGCAGACGGCCCACAGCCATCACTTCGCCACGATCTACGGCATCCACTCCGAGCCAGCGCAGCGAAGTCATCACCACTGGCCTGGTAAAGTCCACCAGCAGATCCTGGGACTGCGTAAAATGCACCGCCACAGCGATAATCGCCGCCGCAATGGCGGTGCGCAGCGTCTGAGATAGCAGTGGCGGCGTAGGCATGGTGAGCGGGCTTGATGCACATGACTCAGGCCATCCTCGGCGTTAGTTTGGAGCGACGCGCAGTGACGACTACGGCGAAGGCTGCGAGCAGTATCCATGGCGGTGCAGGCGCACCAGGGATAGCGCCCACGGAGGATTCGTTGAGACTCCAGCGGGATCCTTCGAGTGAAGAGGAGGTCACACTGGTCGTTGTGGTGCCAGAGACGACCGCCACAGGCACTCCTGGCAGGGCACCATCCGTCAAAGGGTTCCATGCGGCGACACGCGTGGTGTAGTTATCCGATTCAAATCCAGAGGTGCCATTGTTGGTAAAGACGATGCGATCCCAGGTGGTGTTTTCATCGGCAAAGAAGTTGATGAACCCGTAGGGCTCATGGCTGTTGATGGTTCGATTGCGCGGATTTCCGTCGTAGGTAGAGGGTAGCGGGTCCATAAGGGTGGACGTGACAAAGCGGCCAACCAGCGTGCTGCCATTGTAAAACTCCAGCACGTTCTTGGCATCACCCGCAGACCACCATAGACCAAAGTAGGCTGACTGGTTACTGAGGTTTAGGGTGCTGGATAGAACTCCAGAACCAGCGCCTTGCACAGAATAGCGTGTGCCGTTCGGATTCAGTGCATCTGCGGCACCACC harbors:
- a CDS encoding sigma-70 family RNA polymerase sigma factor; protein product: MNSNAQGNFPSTDWTLISRLRSRHDTVAMAALEELCAVYHYPLYCFIRRRGLAHHDAQDALQDFLAKLLRNESLQNTHQEHGRLRGFLATAMSRFLANWHRDHAKERLNVSIEAEQELARNEERFQKEKLTDQDTPERIFERKWAQEMLRRVLAEMEGDYKRKDKHTLYRALRPIVLAGGSLVGEETNALAASLNMTSAALRVALSRFLGDYRDRLRREVQQTISNPNDVDEELACLARAFERRSPSAH
- a CDS encoding glycosyltransferase family 2 protein; this encodes MESLQAIGSSQGSSLAAHATVGVLIRFSNSAATLPDVLAALQRQTLRPDVILGVDSGSLDGSGALIEAAGGKVIRWPHRYEHSKVLNFGLAALQTDLVLVLSSHTVFDDPETLERMALAMQDPLSACVSLKWDADPYYSDTINWRELSTKGLKFGSIYSNSMGMIRRSLWERQPFDESLDSSEDYSWAIQQLKTGHICRRLALPFRYRRSGHTRDFEFAQIVFRLARDHHLKVTWLGLRATFTAWLKAHFTRESDTALHLARLLAFCRVHLA
- a CDS encoding archaeosortase/exosortase family protein; translation: MPTPPLLSQTLRTAIAAAIIAVAVHFTQSQDLLVDFTRPVVMTSLRWLGVDAVDRGEVMAVGRLHVPWTRDCAGINLLLILLALAVWVNRHERHAGRFWLRVMSMIPAALAANVLRVLTLIAYRTLAYPGVESPQTHYFIGFLWLVPFVTFITPRDHRPKSTGIMETLHAAAVVSLLAPMSGTPNATLITLAAVLCLSLCRVRRCSRVMLYLWLVSGMAIAVVSMESFWLPWLLLCPMIVDLRQIRLFHGICVLCTHSLIAMQPWAWWLAGGGLIAARLSNGDMGTSRLAKKPLRDEMDPKAHALTLDGQATFFAALVLPFLASTLLSLGQQAWAPPPTVESKPINQSGYEVRLRDQPAHIGLACYAASSRDRHHTVKVCLKYRGIEVASVDESPLVFTEGRHWFREFFLQDGQLLPDYAAYVKSTFRPWSDPGVHLIYVSLCEKQSPAEFSAACETLAAQFHQLCQPQKTLAQK